The Acipenser ruthenus chromosome 37, fAciRut3.2 maternal haplotype, whole genome shotgun sequence genome has a window encoding:
- the LOC117397778 gene encoding WW domain-binding protein 1, with protein sequence MVRTPRDSILCLLCTGACLVQGKEFCFGVNREPYRCEMGYCCRETECCTYYHELWWFWLVWTVIILLSCCCAYRHRRLKLRLQHEQRQREISLMAYQGASSTFTPLPPATFRLWSNCKLPAYDEVAGHPPTPPPPYSPEQDEIPATPLLQTAVPFSQSGPAVMLVTSLTQQQQQQQHLEEEWEGPEPGSPHCDTPAEGGARAGTSQSDGRQNFLSRSSELGKENVESIHQGEGEGEGEGEGEDSHDAGRRRRHMTGDSGIEVCACRLDGDPCLEEDAGGEGRLCHGGAGECCEASNLNTKQQQQQPDRGSSQQDTRPEEPEQNGL encoded by the exons ATGGTGCGGACTCCCCGGGACTCGATTCTCTGTTTACTTTGTACAGGGGCCTGTCTGGTGCAG GGGAAGGAGTTCTGTTTTGGGGTGAACAGGGAGCCATACCGCTGTGAGATGGGGTACTGCTGCAGAGAGACCGAGTGCTGCACTTACTACCATGAGCTGTGGT GGTTCTGGCTGGTCTGGACTGTCATCATCCTCCTGAGTTGCTGCTGTGCGTACCGACACCGCCGTCTGAAGCTGCGGCTCCAGCATGAGCAGAGGCAGCGTGAGATCAGCCTCATGGCGTACCAGGGAGCCTCGAGCACCTTCACCCCGCTGCCACCCGCCACCTTCC gaTTGTGGTCGAACTGTAAGCTCCCGGCTTATGACGAGGTAGCGGGACACCCCCCCACCCCGCCCCCCCCTTACTCCCCTGAACAGGACGAGATCCCGGCCACGCCTCTCCTGCAAACCGCCGTGCCTTTCAGCCAATCGGGGCCCGCGGTGATGTTGGTGACATCActgacacagcagcagcagcagcagcagcatctggAAGAGGAGTGGGAGGGGCCAGAACCAGGCAGCCCGCATTGTGACACGCCAGCAGAGGGAGGGGCCAGAGCGGGAACCAGCCAATCGGACGGAAGGCAGAACTTCCTCTCCCGCAGCTCAGAGCTGGGCAAAGAGAATGTGGAGTCTATTCAccaaggggagggggagggggagggggagggggaaggggaggacTCCCACGACGCTGGCAGGCGGAGGAGGCACATGACGGGAGACTCTGGGATCGAGGTGTGCGCGTGCCGCCTGGATGGGGACCCCTGTCTGGAGGAAGATGCAGGGGGGGAAGGGAGGCTGTGTCATGGGGGGGCTGGGGAGTGCTGTGAGGCGAGCAACCTCAACAccaagcagcagcaacagcaaccagaCAGAGGGAGCAGCCAGCAAGACACCCGACCTGAGGAGCCCGAGCAGAACGGGCTGTAG